A window of the Bacteriovorax sp. PP10 genome harbors these coding sequences:
- a CDS encoding NAD(P)-dependent oxidoreductase produces MKNNQASRLTAKRTSTSPYFSPTFNQLEQESLNQYIDMLPSDSGVLSDILITNTHTNFDLLSGEQVDNLKLIIHPNSGYDNFPVDFVKGSKAPIVIGSTIRAQAVAQYILSSLFSHFASIPTHTKWDVERKWPRKLISDLKITIIGFGHIGKILHTTLAPMVKELNVYDPFENLTQLNNKNSDVVILACGLNSKSRHIIDKNFLNAMKDTALIINAARGELIKTHDLVNFLKANDEAYAVLDVFEKEPNNFTDFVDLTNIKLTSHIAGVYKNIDLHTIDFETEVVSDFLELTSFDFNNKYQKMILQNKLRPEIGII; encoded by the coding sequence ATGAAGAACAACCAGGCCTCTAGATTAACAGCTAAAAGAACGAGTACATCGCCTTACTTTTCGCCGACCTTTAATCAATTAGAACAAGAATCATTAAATCAATACATCGACATGCTCCCGAGTGATTCGGGAGTCCTGTCGGATATTTTAATCACCAACACTCACACTAACTTTGATTTATTAAGTGGTGAGCAAGTTGATAATTTAAAACTCATCATTCACCCGAACTCTGGTTACGATAATTTTCCGGTAGATTTCGTTAAAGGCTCAAAAGCTCCGATCGTGATTGGCAGTACCATCCGCGCTCAGGCCGTTGCTCAATACATTTTAAGCTCATTATTTTCTCACTTCGCTTCCATCCCTACTCATACAAAATGGGACGTGGAACGTAAGTGGCCTAGAAAACTGATCTCTGATTTAAAAATTACCATTATCGGTTTCGGCCATATTGGAAAAATCCTGCATACGACTCTCGCTCCAATGGTGAAAGAGTTAAATGTCTACGACCCTTTTGAAAACCTGACTCAATTAAATAATAAAAATTCTGATGTTGTGATTCTTGCTTGTGGATTAAATTCTAAAAGCCGTCACATCATTGATAAGAACTTTTTAAATGCTATGAAGGACACTGCTTTAATCATCAATGCCGCTCGCGGTGAATTGATTAAAACCCATGACCTGGTGAATTTTTTAAAAGCAAACGATGAAGCTTATGCTGTTCTGGACGTCTTTGAAAAAGAGCCAAACAACTTCACTGACTTCGTCGACTTAACCAACATTAAACTGACTTCTCACATCGCAGGCGTCTACAAAAATATCGATCTTCACACTATTGATTTTGAAACTGAAGTTGTAAGCGACTTTTTGGAACTCACAAGTTTCGATTTCAATAACAAGTATCAGAAGATGATCCTGCAAAATAAACTAAGACCAGAAATAGGAATTATATGA
- a CDS encoding YiiX/YebB-like N1pC/P60 family cysteine hydrolase: MKTLCLFILTFLVLYNPKVEAAAGEIDIRPMDNYDVELDAITISKKNPLADIDQNLSNFHELLYLYKNFESYDTELTQKILEKIQNRNTLSGNDLYLIKRTFQTYYKFNLKILEFASLYQFRGTTITKSLASGRAKVSVIKAHLIWLNANIAVMEHTEAVHKILYLTDSEFRRIFKGTFSPSELSLEEKTTLKQLTEQMNQLVETLEAPRFAKQIILVRETALQIKNTLGDDEAAISLVDLIQTNKVATDIAQGKKKFKLQIFGISDAIVSIFNKITNFLSGFFGNIAGSIHSRKGYLFENEPAIDIAKKSLRPMDIILEKSPFVLTDKLIPGHYGHVAIYLGTKAQLEEIGMWNHPDIVPHQEEIEAGNTILEAVRPGVRLNSVEGFMNIDEYTIIRKIDGLMSSAQVAEQISRGIDQLGKDYDFNFDISTLDKIVCSELIYIVFGHVNWPTQYRLGRPTITPDDIGETLFMKNTRFKMTDYVVSTERHRIEMSNMANLADIYDYELRKENGDPIEDTKDPSNSFWKKETKCYKVSEEKGPTSKVAGIFSRFCKTTYKEFYYEEQPGL, encoded by the coding sequence ATGAAGACATTATGTCTATTTATACTAACCTTCCTCGTCCTTTACAATCCAAAAGTAGAGGCCGCTGCTGGCGAAATTGATATTCGCCCGATGGATAACTACGATGTAGAGCTTGATGCTATTACTATCTCAAAAAAGAACCCGCTAGCAGATATCGATCAGAACCTAAGTAACTTTCATGAACTTCTTTATCTTTATAAGAACTTCGAGAGCTACGATACGGAACTGACTCAAAAAATCTTAGAAAAAATCCAGAATAGAAATACACTTTCAGGAAATGATCTTTATTTAATTAAGAGAACATTTCAGACTTATTACAAGTTTAACCTGAAGATCCTTGAATTCGCTTCTTTATATCAGTTCAGAGGAACGACGATCACAAAAAGCCTGGCCTCAGGTAGAGCAAAGGTCTCTGTTATAAAGGCCCATCTGATCTGGCTTAACGCCAATATCGCGGTCATGGAGCACACTGAAGCTGTTCATAAAATTCTTTACCTGACAGACAGCGAGTTCAGAAGAATTTTTAAAGGAACCTTCTCTCCAAGTGAATTATCACTGGAAGAAAAGACGACACTTAAACAGTTAACTGAACAAATGAACCAATTGGTAGAGACGCTAGAAGCTCCACGATTTGCAAAACAAATTATCCTGGTTCGTGAAACGGCCCTGCAAATTAAAAATACATTGGGAGATGACGAAGCGGCGATCTCTTTAGTTGATTTAATTCAGACTAACAAAGTGGCCACAGATATTGCTCAAGGTAAGAAAAAATTCAAGTTACAAATCTTCGGTATCAGCGATGCTATCGTTAGCATCTTTAACAAGATTACAAATTTCCTAAGCGGATTCTTCGGTAACATTGCCGGAAGTATCCACTCGAGAAAGGGTTATCTTTTTGAAAATGAACCGGCGATTGATATCGCTAAAAAATCTCTTCGCCCAATGGATATTATCCTTGAGAAGAGTCCGTTTGTACTGACTGATAAATTAATCCCGGGTCACTACGGTCACGTAGCAATCTACCTTGGAACAAAAGCTCAGTTAGAAGAAATCGGAATGTGGAACCACCCGGATATCGTTCCTCACCAAGAGGAAATCGAAGCTGGGAACACAATTCTTGAGGCCGTTCGCCCAGGTGTTCGCTTGAATTCGGTTGAAGGATTCATGAATATTGATGAGTACACGATCATCAGAAAAATTGATGGCCTGATGTCTTCAGCTCAGGTGGCGGAACAGATCAGCCGCGGGATTGATCAACTAGGTAAAGACTACGACTTCAATTTCGATATTTCGACGCTGGATAAAATTGTTTGTTCAGAGTTGATCTACATCGTTTTTGGACACGTAAACTGGCCGACACAGTACCGCCTTGGACGCCCGACAATTACACCTGACGATATTGGTGAAACATTGTTTATGAAGAATACGCGCTTCAAAATGACTGACTACGTAGTATCTACTGAGCGTCATAGAATCGAAATGTCTAATATGGCCAACCTTGCTGACATTTATGACTACGAGTTACGTAAAGAGAACGGAGATCCAATCGAAGATACTAAGGATCCAAGTAATAGCTTCTGGAAAAAAGAGACAAAGTGCTATAAAGTTTCTGAAGAGAAAGGACCGACATCTAAGGTGGCGGGGATCTTTTCGAGATTTTGTAAAACGACGTATAAAGAATTCTATTATGAAGAACAACCAGGCCTCTAG
- the map gene encoding type I methionyl aminopeptidase → MITIKSAREIELMRATSKLAAQTLEYIEPFVVPGVSTEELDKICHDFIIKNGAYPSCLNYHGFPKSVCTSLNEVICHGIPSKSDIVKDGDILNIDVTTYLNKFHGDTNKTFLVGNVSEEVKKLVEITYLCTREGIKTVRPGGRIGDIGAVIQEIAHSHGYSVVEDYCGHGIGREFHEAPQVVHVGKKGTGAEMKPGMTFTIEPMINLGKKEGRVLKDGWTVVTRDKKWSAQFEHTILVTPDGHEILTLRSDEKP, encoded by the coding sequence ATGATCACTATAAAATCCGCACGTGAAATCGAACTAATGAGGGCCACTAGTAAGCTCGCTGCTCAGACTTTGGAGTATATTGAACCATTTGTCGTACCAGGTGTCAGCACAGAAGAATTAGACAAAATCTGTCATGACTTCATTATTAAGAACGGGGCCTACCCTTCATGCCTGAATTATCACGGTTTCCCGAAATCTGTGTGTACTTCACTAAACGAAGTCATCTGTCATGGGATTCCAAGCAAGTCTGATATCGTTAAAGACGGGGACATCTTAAATATCGACGTTACGACTTACTTAAATAAGTTTCACGGAGACACGAATAAGACTTTCTTAGTTGGAAACGTTTCAGAAGAAGTAAAAAAGTTAGTTGAGATCACATATCTTTGCACGCGCGAAGGAATCAAGACTGTTCGCCCTGGTGGACGTATTGGTGATATCGGTGCTGTTATTCAGGAAATCGCTCACTCGCATGGTTACTCGGTAGTTGAAGACTACTGTGGACATGGGATCGGCCGCGAATTCCACGAAGCTCCTCAAGTTGTTCACGTTGGAAAGAAGGGAACTGGCGCAGAAATGAAGCCGGGGATGACTTTCACGATTGAGCCCATGATCAATCTTGGTAAAAAAGAAGGGCGCGTTTTAAAAGACGGCTGGACTGTTGTAACAAGAGATAAAAAATGGTCAGCACAGTTTGAGCACACAATTCTTGTGACTCCAGACGGGCACGAAATCCTAACTCTTAGATCTGATGAGAAGCCGTAA
- a CDS encoding (2Fe-2S)-binding protein, translating into MMESTAFFNAKAVLPDVSLFLDIDPKRDTIKEFHFDGPRASHFAVEMEELKLLTLGKTLEQIKKITRESISVETKLPNGKTSILPVGLWLLRKAIATYVGEGRFYKEQHDMVCLCFSVTKADIVKKVLANKDFELKTLIHETMASSACGSCRMPIEKLIIDTRNAHGLIKGLDHSKARKDVNGNWIKVAGMYPGPLLIKLDELKREWMEREKITDQFEIEFTNIEGLHLTVSINSTNEKQMAGLMSALTDFLKSRLGILFFLKSID; encoded by the coding sequence ATGATGGAGTCGACAGCATTCTTTAACGCTAAAGCGGTCTTGCCGGATGTGAGTCTATTTTTAGATATCGATCCTAAGCGCGATACCATTAAAGAATTTCATTTTGACGGGCCTCGTGCCTCACACTTTGCTGTCGAGATGGAAGAGCTGAAGCTTTTGACCCTTGGAAAGACTTTAGAGCAAATCAAAAAAATCACACGTGAAAGTATTTCAGTTGAAACCAAACTTCCCAATGGAAAAACATCGATTTTACCGGTTGGACTTTGGCTTTTAAGAAAAGCGATTGCCACTTATGTTGGTGAAGGGCGCTTCTATAAAGAACAACACGACATGGTCTGCCTTTGTTTTTCTGTTACCAAAGCTGACATCGTTAAAAAAGTTTTAGCGAATAAAGACTTCGAATTGAAAACTCTGATCCATGAAACCATGGCCTCAAGTGCTTGTGGCAGTTGCAGAATGCCGATTGAAAAATTAATTATTGATACCCGTAACGCTCACGGATTGATTAAAGGTCTCGATCATTCAAAGGCCCGTAAGGATGTTAACGGGAATTGGATTAAAGTCGCAGGAATGTACCCAGGGCCACTTCTGATTAAGCTCGATGAATTAAAACGCGAGTGGATGGAACGAGAAAAAATTACGGATCAATTCGAGATTGAGTTTACGAATATTGAAGGTCTGCATTTAACAGTATCGATCAATTCTACCAATGAAAAACAGATGGCAGGACTGATGTCGGCGTTAACTGATTTCTTAAAGTCCAGACTGGGCATTTTGTTTTTTCTTAAGAGCATCGATTGA
- the tatC gene encoding twin-arginine translocase subunit TatC codes for MSFWEHVEDLRKVIMRIIYILVIAICVTTYFVDDITEWLLKPIRMSLHDTHSGVLVYHSIFEKAWVQVDVSIWWAIMISSPFWFYQVWSFIRPGLHEHEVRAVKPFMILGWFLFIAGMAFGYYIAFPAVFNFLSAVGVGDIQANINLRDYISTSSQILLFLGFIFQVPNILLILGFMGIVTKQSLRAMRRYIYVGLAVFAAIFSPPDVISMMAVWIPCCALFEIGVLLVAWVVHPYLKGVHMKENK; via the coding sequence ATGAGTTTTTGGGAACACGTTGAAGACCTTCGCAAAGTTATCATGCGAATCATCTATATTTTGGTCATTGCAATCTGTGTGACGACTTATTTCGTTGACGACATCACCGAGTGGTTACTAAAGCCAATTCGTATGTCATTACACGACACCCATTCAGGTGTTCTGGTTTATCACAGTATTTTTGAGAAAGCGTGGGTGCAAGTCGACGTGAGTATCTGGTGGGCGATTATGATCTCGTCACCATTTTGGTTTTATCAGGTTTGGAGTTTTATCAGACCAGGTCTGCACGAACATGAAGTGCGCGCCGTAAAACCATTTATGATTCTTGGATGGTTTTTATTCATTGCTGGTATGGCCTTTGGATACTACATCGCTTTCCCGGCCGTTTTTAATTTCCTATCAGCAGTAGGGGTTGGAGACATTCAGGCCAACATCAATCTTCGCGACTACATTTCGACATCAAGTCAGATTCTTTTATTTTTAGGTTTCATTTTTCAGGTTCCCAACATTCTTTTGATTCTAGGGTTCATGGGAATTGTAACCAAGCAGTCACTTCGAGCAATGCGTAGATACATCTACGTTGGTCTTGCGGTTTTCGCAGCGATCTTCTCACCACCAGATGTTATTTCAATGATGGCCGTATGGATTCCATGCTGCGCTCTTTTTGAAATTGGTGTCTTGTTAGTTGCATGGGTTGTTCATCCGTATCTTAAAGGCGTTCACATGAAGGAAAATAAATAA
- a CDS encoding DUF4149 domain-containing protein: MKNLKKISVEMVLPFLLAWFLMTVLVDIITIPTVFRNSTSIVDAGKIGMTVFGRFNAFEIVFGVIVLIGSIVNFKVLKNKKWMFFAAPLLVLAFIYKFYMTPMITNTTYEIHKTEVSDPRYAELQSQHAQYHNMYRYFDTSKLIFLLVFMGVVLSDRVKSNKEIA, encoded by the coding sequence ATGAAGAACTTAAAAAAAATTAGCGTTGAAATGGTTCTGCCATTTCTTTTGGCATGGTTTTTAATGACGGTCTTAGTAGACATCATCACGATCCCTACAGTGTTTAGAAATTCAACGAGTATCGTTGATGCCGGAAAAATTGGAATGACGGTTTTTGGCCGCTTCAATGCTTTTGAAATCGTTTTTGGAGTGATTGTTCTGATTGGATCAATTGTGAACTTCAAAGTTTTAAAAAATAAGAAGTGGATGTTTTTTGCAGCTCCGCTTTTAGTCTTAGCTTTTATTTATAAATTCTACATGACTCCGATGATCACTAACACGACTTATGAAATTCATAAAACAGAAGTGTCTGATCCTCGTTATGCTGAACTTCAAAGTCAGCATGCTCAGTACCACAATATGTACAGATACTTTGATACGTCTAAATTAATTTTTCTTCTGGTATTCATGGGAGTGGTCTTATCTGATCGCGTGAAATCAAATAAGGAGATCGCATGA
- the rfaD gene encoding ADP-glyceromanno-heptose 6-epimerase, with the protein MILVTGGAGFIGSVLAKTLNLLGHTDLVIVDKLEDSTKWKNLRGVKYIDYIHADELFSGEYDDLIAETDLIFHMGACSSTTEKNMDFLMKNNVAYSQALFRFAATKNIPFIYASSAATYGDGEQGYSDDHVGLFELMPMNPYGYSKQLFDEWVLKEDKKPDHWFGFKFFNVFGPNEYHKEDMRSLVHKAFEQISSGSPVKLFKSHRPDFKDGQQLRDFVYVKDVVRVMIELADPEKSEFSGIYNLGTGKARSFLDLINATYKAMDKAPKVEFIDMPEAIRGQYQYYTQAEMGKLLSAIPGFEFCSLEEGVKDYVQNHLMKSNPHC; encoded by the coding sequence ATGATTTTAGTTACTGGTGGAGCGGGCTTCATTGGAAGCGTTCTTGCTAAAACGTTAAACCTTCTAGGGCACACTGATCTTGTGATCGTGGACAAGCTGGAAGATTCTACAAAGTGGAAAAACCTTCGCGGTGTAAAATACATCGACTACATTCACGCTGATGAATTATTCAGTGGCGAGTACGATGACCTGATTGCTGAAACCGATTTAATCTTTCACATGGGTGCTTGTTCTTCTACAACAGAAAAGAACATGGACTTCTTGATGAAAAACAATGTGGCGTACTCGCAAGCGTTGTTTAGATTTGCAGCGACTAAAAATATTCCTTTTATCTACGCCAGTTCTGCTGCCACTTATGGTGATGGTGAACAAGGCTATAGTGACGACCATGTTGGTCTGTTTGAATTAATGCCGATGAATCCTTATGGATACTCGAAGCAATTATTCGATGAATGGGTTTTAAAAGAAGATAAAAAACCAGACCATTGGTTTGGATTTAAATTCTTTAACGTATTTGGCCCTAACGAATACCATAAAGAAGATATGAGATCGCTGGTTCATAAAGCGTTCGAGCAAATATCATCTGGCTCACCAGTAAAACTTTTCAAATCTCACCGTCCGGATTTTAAAGATGGGCAACAGTTACGTGACTTCGTTTATGTAAAAGATGTTGTAAGAGTGATGATTGAATTAGCTGATCCGGAAAAATCAGAATTCTCTGGGATTTATAATTTAGGAACAGGGAAGGCGAGAAGCTTCCTTGATTTAATCAATGCGACTTACAAAGCAATGGATAAAGCTCCTAAAGTAGAATTCATCGATATGCCTGAGGCCATCAGAGGGCAGTATCAGTATTACACGCAAGCTGAAATGGGAAAACTTCTCTCAGCTATTCCTGGATTTGAGTTTTGCTCTCTTGAAGAAGGCGTAAAGGATTACGTGCAAAACCATTTAATGAAATCAAACCCTCACTGCTAA
- a CDS encoding FliG C-terminal domain-containing protein, with amino-acid sequence MKFQGGVKEAAKMLAGLSKSAREKVLDLISKKDPKMAETLHKSMYTFDDLQYLTPMMLIELLRSVKMSDMGLALRISSNELKDHIMKNTPRGMRQEIEELLLGPPQLASKVEEAQERIMVIVREKIDKGQLIINKDSSETYV; translated from the coding sequence ATGAAGTTTCAAGGCGGAGTTAAAGAAGCAGCAAAGATGCTGGCGGGACTATCAAAGTCGGCCCGTGAAAAAGTGTTAGATCTTATTTCAAAAAAAGATCCTAAGATGGCCGAGACCCTTCATAAGAGTATGTATACTTTTGATGACCTTCAATACTTAACGCCAATGATGCTTATTGAGCTTCTGCGCTCGGTAAAGATGAGTGACATGGGTCTTGCTCTACGAATTTCATCGAACGAGTTAAAAGACCATATAATGAAGAATACTCCGCGTGGGATGCGCCAGGAAATAGAAGAACTTTTATTGGGCCCACCACAACTGGCCTCTAAAGTAGAAGAAGCGCAGGAAAGGATCATGGTTATCGTGCGCGAAAAAATCGATAAAGGTCAGCTTATCATCAATAAAGATTCATCAGAGACCTACGTCTAG
- a CDS encoding TraR/DksA family transcriptional regulator: MNAEMMKQFENLFIELKKSTLNEMKMETPSLEKGDEIDLSQEDRQRELDLKLLARQNFMLKKIDNALFQIKNGTFGICHECDGEIEINRLRARPVATQCIACKEESERGEGHMMYEKRSHTQGKSLHGNVIPLRAHAEDLASVLTGNSDY; encoded by the coding sequence ATGAACGCTGAAATGATGAAACAATTTGAAAACCTTTTTATTGAACTTAAGAAATCAACTCTTAACGAGATGAAAATGGAAACTCCATCACTTGAAAAAGGTGACGAGATTGATCTTTCTCAAGAAGACCGTCAGCGTGAACTTGATCTTAAACTTTTAGCAAGACAAAATTTCATGCTAAAGAAAATTGATAATGCTCTTTTTCAAATCAAGAACGGTACTTTTGGAATTTGTCATGAATGCGATGGTGAGATTGAAATTAACCGTCTTCGTGCAAGACCAGTAGCTACTCAGTGTATCGCTTGTAAAGAAGAGTCTGAAAGAGGCGAAGGACATATGATGTATGAAAAACGTTCTCATACACAAGGTAAGAGTTTACATGGAAATGTTATTCCACTTAGAGCTCACGCTGAAGATTTAGCATCAGTTCTTACTGGAAACTCTGATTACTAA
- a CDS encoding FHA domain-containing protein has product MAVVLVITRHDNPQDIKEITVTKKLVLGNSIYCDVILEDKTVASMQCEIQPSKTGHIIAKNLDAKKEVLLNQTRLKKSALNSTDILKIGPYLLSIDKDQLTAEELAVINTEYEEFV; this is encoded by the coding sequence ATGGCAGTAGTACTAGTAATCACCAGACACGACAATCCTCAGGATATAAAAGAAATCACAGTCACAAAAAAATTGGTGCTTGGGAATTCTATTTACTGTGATGTGATTCTTGAAGATAAGACAGTTGCGAGTATGCAGTGTGAAATTCAGCCATCGAAAACTGGTCATATTATTGCTAAAAATTTAGATGCAAAAAAAGAAGTGTTATTGAATCAGACACGCCTTAAAAAATCGGCGCTTAATAGCACGGACATTTTAAAGATCGGCCCGTACTTGTTGAGCATTGATAAAGATCAGCTAACTGCTGAAGAGCTTGCCGTCATTAATACAGAGTATGAAGAATTCGTCTAA
- the htpG gene encoding molecular chaperone HtpG: MTSRKGTISVNTNDIFPIIKKWLYSEHDIFLRELTANATDAITKRSTLARTLNQEIPTGKITVTVNKAEKTVSIEDNGLGMTEAEVEKYIAQLAFSGAQEFVDKMKEAGNTPSSDIIGKFGLGFYSAFMVSTKVEVESLSMQEGSVPTKWICEGETDYSFEDSTKTEVGTKITLHINEESIEFLNAWHVSTTLKKFCDFMPYEIWVKDAEAVEESANPGLVNETQPIWKKDVATLTDADYKEFYKKQFPMDGDPLFWIHLKVDHPFTLDGVLFFPKLNPNKPFNESNIKLYNKQVFVSNNVKDIVPEFLSLLKGSIDSSDIPLNVSRSSLQGDPNIKKISNYIIKKVAESLKKLFNNDRARYETIWEDISLFIKYGAISDPKFDEMMRDFVIFKNSEGKFVTLNEYKESIPEAFKTKMEDKVLYFEKGKSDHALRKELLANGLQAIETESYIDPHFTQHVEFTKRGDNAFKFVSVDSEIATLLEQDATTESDIRVKDLFTNILIGKTEHGAHTEEEEDADSLNHGGLKDIEIVKIKNSTSPAYFKVDEQMKRMNQMAKNMGTDHMFPIKKTLVINPGSPIIQNALKLHEKGNDALVKKICHHVEDLAHISSEGLKHEDREAFVNRTQELMQELTNLAL, from the coding sequence ATGACGTCACGCAAAGGAACGATTAGTGTAAATACTAACGACATTTTTCCTATCATTAAAAAATGGCTTTACTCTGAACACGATATTTTCCTAAGAGAGCTTACGGCCAACGCAACTGACGCAATCACAAAAAGATCGACGCTTGCCCGTACATTAAACCAAGAGATTCCTACGGGAAAGATCACGGTAACTGTCAATAAAGCTGAAAAAACTGTTTCAATCGAAGACAACGGTCTGGGAATGACTGAAGCTGAAGTTGAAAAATACATCGCTCAACTTGCTTTCTCTGGAGCTCAAGAGTTCGTCGATAAAATGAAAGAAGCTGGAAACACTCCAAGCTCTGATATCATCGGTAAATTTGGTTTAGGTTTCTACTCTGCTTTCATGGTTTCAACGAAAGTTGAAGTTGAATCTCTTTCTATGCAAGAAGGATCAGTTCCAACGAAATGGATTTGTGAAGGCGAAACAGATTACTCGTTTGAAGATTCAACAAAAACTGAAGTAGGGACAAAAATCACTCTTCACATCAATGAAGAATCAATTGAATTCCTAAATGCTTGGCACGTTTCTACGACGCTGAAAAAATTCTGTGATTTCATGCCATATGAAATTTGGGTAAAAGACGCTGAAGCAGTTGAAGAGTCAGCTAATCCTGGTCTTGTTAACGAAACACAACCAATCTGGAAAAAAGATGTCGCAACTCTTACAGATGCTGACTATAAAGAATTCTACAAAAAACAATTCCCAATGGATGGCGATCCTCTATTTTGGATTCACTTAAAAGTTGATCACCCATTTACACTAGATGGTGTTTTATTCTTCCCTAAGTTAAACCCAAACAAGCCTTTCAATGAATCGAACATCAAGCTTTATAACAAGCAGGTTTTCGTTTCTAATAACGTAAAAGATATCGTTCCTGAATTCTTGTCTCTTCTAAAAGGGTCAATCGATTCAAGCGACATCCCTCTTAACGTTTCGAGATCATCTCTTCAAGGTGACCCGAACATTAAAAAGATTTCAAACTACATCATCAAAAAAGTAGCTGAGTCATTAAAGAAACTCTTCAACAACGATCGTGCTCGTTATGAAACTATTTGGGAGGACATCTCTCTTTTCATTAAATACGGAGCAATCTCTGATCCAAAATTTGATGAGATGATGAGAGACTTTGTTATCTTTAAAAATTCAGAAGGAAAATTCGTAACTCTTAACGAGTACAAAGAATCAATCCCTGAAGCTTTCAAGACAAAAATGGAAGACAAAGTTCTTTATTTTGAAAAAGGAAAGTCTGACCATGCTCTAAGAAAAGAACTTCTTGCTAATGGTCTTCAAGCGATTGAAACAGAATCATACATCGATCCTCACTTCACTCAGCACGTAGAATTCACAAAACGTGGTGACAACGCTTTCAAGTTTGTTTCTGTTGATTCAGAAATCGCAACTCTTCTAGAGCAAGATGCAACAACTGAATCTGATATCAGAGTGAAAGACCTGTTCACAAATATCCTAATTGGGAAAACTGAACACGGAGCTCACACTGAAGAGGAAGAAGATGCTGATTCACTAAACCATGGTGGATTAAAAGATATCGAAATAGTAAAAATCAAAAATTCTACTTCGCCTGCTTACTTCAAAGTTGATGAGCAAATGAAGAGAATGAATCAGATGGCAAAGAACATGGGTACAGACCACATGTTCCCTATTAAGAAAACTCTGGTTATCAATCCAGGAAGCCCTATCATTCAAAACGCTCTTAAGCTGCATGAAAAAGGTAACGACGCTCTTGTTAAGAAGATCTGCCACCATGTTGAAGACCTTGCTCATATTTCTAGTGAAGGACTTAAGCACGAAGACAGAGAAGCTTTCGTTAACCGTACTCAAGAGCTAATGCAGGAACTGACTAACTTAGCACTATAA
- a CDS encoding asparaginase domain-containing protein, translating into MEQKNTLKNAPKDILIITTGGTIEKTYDEFDGSLENRGTSIKNRILSKLRLPYTNIIVHPVLSKDSLYMDDADRKLIAETIAADLELNAPIVILHGTDTMALTANYCFEHIQNITVPVVFTGAMVPMGFDDTDATQNVTEALLSAKLLPPGIYISFHNQIFKVPHVQKNKEKRTFEEI; encoded by the coding sequence ATGGAACAAAAAAATACATTAAAAAACGCACCCAAAGATATTTTAATTATTACTACAGGCGGCACAATCGAGAAAACCTACGATGAATTCGATGGTTCACTGGAAAATCGCGGGACTTCGATTAAAAACCGCATCCTCTCAAAGCTGCGTTTACCTTACACAAACATCATTGTGCATCCGGTTTTATCCAAAGATTCATTGTACATGGACGATGCTGACAGAAAGTTAATTGCGGAGACGATCGCAGCGGACCTGGAACTTAATGCACCAATCGTTATTCTTCACGGAACAGACACGATGGCGTTAACGGCCAACTACTGTTTTGAGCATATTCAAAATATCACTGTGCCGGTTGTGTTCACAGGGGCCATGGTTCCGATGGGATTTGATGATACAGATGCCACTCAAAATGTAACGGAAGCGCTGTTATCAGCAAAATTATTACCACCGGGTATTTATATTTCATTTCACAACCAGATTTTTAAAGTTCCTCACGTTCAAAAGAACAAAGAAAAAAGAACTTTCGAGGAAATTTAG